In Dermacentor variabilis isolate Ectoservices chromosome 11, ASM5094787v1, whole genome shotgun sequence, one genomic interval encodes:
- the LOC142564020 gene encoding proteasome assembly chaperone 1-like, with amino-acid sequence MATFFGEVLPIHSRAVDDNEDENAESPSVYFDLDQKYHDVPSLPAYDLVCVATGVAPSIFVQCYLVPDSHQVLGTIRLNRTKQQDSNDPSGVWGLDYSRRPDVLGKLLHYSDHGGGVLYCLCDKEVPLESCAPIARHFVELSKSPRVTSVSFAALPASDYKSKGRPEFPLLRQLRTFGSARNGTEDAIPDLETPNTVSGMCAAMLTECEVGDMPGTLFVLYTDAPEVDSTVVRALEPTLRLNCLQALNQPLDNCRNELLRRVRDAKIDRGYLYF; translated from the coding sequence ATGGCGACCTTTTTCGGTGAAGTCCTGCCGATTCACTCGCGAGCCGTTGACGACAATGAGGACGAGAACGCCGAGTCGCCCAGCGTCTACTTCGACCTCGACCAGAAGTACCACGACGTCCCGTCGCTTCCCGCCTACGACCTCGTCTGCGTGGCTACTGGAGTGGCACCCAGTATTTTTGTGCAGTGCTACTTGGTACCGGACTCCCACCAAGTTCTGGGTACCATCCGGTTGAACCGGACAAAGCAGCAGGACTCCAACGACCCATCGGGTGTGTGGGGGCTCGACTACAGCCGCCGTCCCGACGTCCTCGGTAAACTGCTCCACTATTCGGATCACGGCGGTGGCGTGTTGTACTGCTTGTGCGACAAAGAAGTGCCGTTGGAGAGCTGCGCGCCAATCGCCCGCCACTTCGTCGAGCTCTCCAAGTCTCCGCgcgtcacctctgtgtcgttCGCGGCGCTGCCGGCGAGCGATTACAAGTCCAAGGGCAGGCCTGAGTTCCCGCTTCTGAGGCAGCTTCGCACGTTCGGCTCGGCCAGGAACGGCACGGAGGACGCCATACCGGACCTGGAGACACCGAACACGGTGTCGGGAATGTGCGCCGCCATGCTGACCGAATGCGAGGTGGGCGACATGCCCGGAACGCTGTTTGTCCTCTACACCGACGCGCCCGAGGTGGACTCGACGGTGGTGCGGGCGCTCGAACCGACGCTGAGGTTGAACTGTTTGCAGGCCCTGAATCAGCCGCTGGACAATTGCAGAAACGAGCTGCTGAGGCGCGTTCGGGACGCCAAGATCGACCGTGGGTACCTGTACTTCTGA